One segment of Capnocytophaga sp. oral taxon 878 DNA contains the following:
- a CDS encoding ribonucleoside-diphosphate reductase subunit alpha, which produces MFVIKRNGKKEAVHFDKITARIYKLIYGLSISEKDVIEIAKKVIQGIYDNVTTTELDNLTAETAAAQTTIHPDFSVLAARIAVSNLHKNTLKSFSKTAKLLYEYTDPVTQTHAPLISEEIYKIIRKNADELDSSLIYDRDYNFDYFGFKTLERSYLIRTNGKVTERPQHLFMRVALGIHKEDIQAAIETYNLMSEKWFIHATPTLFNAGTPKPQMSSCFLLSMTEDSIAGIFDTLKRCALISQSAGGIGVSIHNIRSTGSYIKGTGGISNGIIPMLRVFNDTARYVDQGGGKRKGAIAVYIEPWHSDIFDFIDIRKNHGKEEMRARDLFPALWIPDLFMQRVEADQMWSLFDPNEAQGLYEVYGEKFNELYTTYENEGKFRKQIKARELWTAILEAQIETGTPYMCYKDAVNEKSNQKNIGTIRSSNLCTEIMEYTNADEVSVCNLASLALPRYVSSGGFDFQKLYEVTKIVTRNLNKIIDGNYYPIPETKTSNDRHRPIGLGVQGLADVFLLLRLPFESPEARRLNKDIFETIYFASMEASMDLAKEQGAYSSFAGSPLSEGKFQFDLWQVVPSDRWDWEKLRQEVMTHGVRNSLLLAPMPTASTSQILGNNECFEPYTSNIYNRRVLSGEFVVVNKFLLKDLIELGLWNPTMKNKLIAENGSVQNIPEIPTELKELYKTVWEIKQKTIIDMAAERGAFICQSQSLNLFMAEPNLAKLTSMHFHAWKSGLKTGMYYLRTKAAVDAIKFTVDTQLLLGQSQVACSLDNPEECLACGS; this is translated from the coding sequence ATGTTTGTAATAAAGAGAAACGGAAAAAAAGAAGCCGTTCATTTTGATAAAATCACGGCTCGTATTTATAAACTCATCTACGGATTATCGATTTCGGAAAAAGATGTCATCGAAATTGCTAAAAAGGTAATTCAAGGGATTTACGACAATGTTACCACTACCGAACTGGACAACCTCACTGCCGAAACCGCCGCTGCACAAACCACCATTCACCCCGATTTTTCGGTCTTGGCGGCACGCATCGCGGTGAGCAATTTGCATAAAAATACCCTCAAATCCTTTTCTAAAACCGCCAAATTGCTTTACGAATACACCGACCCTGTAACCCAAACCCACGCACCGCTCATCTCGGAAGAAATTTATAAAATCATTCGTAAAAACGCAGATGAACTCGACAGCAGTCTCATCTACGACCGTGATTATAATTTTGATTACTTCGGATTCAAAACCTTGGAGCGTTCGTACCTCATTCGCACCAACGGAAAGGTAACCGAACGACCGCAACATCTCTTTATGCGTGTCGCCTTGGGCATTCACAAAGAAGATATTCAGGCAGCGATTGAAACTTACAACCTGATGAGCGAAAAATGGTTTATCCACGCCACACCAACGCTCTTCAACGCAGGTACGCCCAAACCGCAAATGTCGTCTTGCTTCTTGCTGAGTATGACCGAAGACAGTATCGCAGGGATTTTCGATACCCTCAAACGCTGTGCTTTGATTTCGCAATCGGCAGGCGGAATTGGCGTGAGCATTCACAACATTCGTTCCACAGGCAGTTATATCAAAGGGACTGGCGGAATTTCCAACGGCATCATTCCGATGCTTCGCGTGTTCAACGATACGGCTCGTTATGTAGATCAAGGTGGAGGCAAACGCAAAGGTGCCATTGCCGTGTATATCGAACCGTGGCACTCGGATATTTTTGATTTTATTGATATTCGTAAAAATCACGGTAAGGAGGAGATGCGCGCAAGGGATTTATTTCCTGCCCTTTGGATTCCTGACCTCTTTATGCAACGCGTAGAAGCCGACCAAATGTGGTCGCTCTTTGACCCCAACGAAGCACAAGGGCTGTACGAGGTGTATGGCGAAAAATTCAACGAACTTTATACCACTTACGAAAACGAAGGAAAATTCCGCAAGCAAATCAAAGCACGCGAACTCTGGACAGCCATTCTCGAAGCTCAAATAGAAACCGGCACGCCTTATATGTGCTACAAAGATGCCGTGAATGAAAAATCAAACCAAAAGAACATTGGTACGATACGCAGTTCTAACCTCTGCACCGAAATTATGGAATATACCAACGCCGATGAGGTGTCGGTGTGCAATTTGGCTTCCTTGGCATTGCCTCGCTATGTTTCCAGTGGGGGATTTGATTTTCAAAAACTCTACGAAGTAACCAAAATCGTTACGCGAAATCTCAATAAAATCATCGATGGAAATTATTATCCCATTCCTGAGACCAAAACTTCCAACGACCGCCATCGTCCGATAGGCTTAGGCGTGCAGGGCTTGGCAGATGTGTTTTTACTCCTCCGTTTGCCCTTTGAAAGCCCAGAAGCTCGGAGGCTGAACAAGGATATTTTCGAGACGATTTATTTTGCCTCGATGGAAGCCTCGATGGACTTGGCAAAGGAGCAAGGGGCATACAGCTCGTTTGCAGGGTCGCCGCTTTCGGAAGGGAAATTTCAGTTTGATTTGTGGCAAGTTGTCCCTTCTGACCGTTGGGATTGGGAAAAACTTCGCCAAGAGGTGATGACCCACGGCGTACGCAATTCGCTTCTTTTAGCACCGATGCCTACCGCCTCTACTTCGCAGATTTTGGGCAACAATGAGTGCTTTGAACCCTACACCAGCAATATTTATAACCGCCGTGTGCTTTCGGGCGAATTTGTGGTGGTGAATAAATTCTTACTCAAAGACCTCATCGAGTTGGGACTTTGGAACCCTACGATGAAAAACAAACTCATCGCCGAAAATGGTTCGGTGCAAAACATTCCTGAAATCCCTACGGAGCTGAAAGAATTGTACAAAACCGTTTGGGAAATCAAGCAAAAAACCATCATTGATATGGCGGCAGAGCGAGGAGCGTTTATCTGTCAGTCGCAGTCGCTCAACCTCTTTATGGCAGAGCCGAATTTGGCAAAGCTCACCTCGATGCACTTCCACGCGTGGAAAAGCGGACTCAAAACGGGTATGTACTACCTCCGCACCAAAGCCGCCGTAGATGCCATCAAATTTACCGTAGATACGCAGCTGCTTTTAGGACAATCACAAGTAGCCTGCTCGCTAGACAACCCTGAGGAATGTTTGGCGTGTGGAAGTTAA
- the def gene encoding peptide deformylase, whose translation MKLPIFAYGNNVLKVKAQAVASDFPNLHELIANMWETMEKANGCGLAAPQVGKSLRLFVADSQLLYEAMDERDKIAYFEKGDTGIRRVFINPQIKNLSEEQWEEVEGCLSLPFLSGKVARSWSVELSYQNEQFETITETFSGMTARVILHEYDHLEGILYIDRVKPLTKKLMQSKLQKLLKGKLQPNYFMKFK comes from the coding sequence ATGAAACTTCCCATATTTGCTTACGGAAATAATGTACTCAAAGTCAAGGCACAAGCCGTAGCCTCTGATTTTCCCAATTTGCACGAACTCATCGCCAATATGTGGGAAACGATGGAAAAGGCCAATGGCTGTGGGTTGGCAGCACCGCAGGTCGGAAAATCGTTGCGGTTGTTCGTTGCCGATTCTCAATTGCTTTACGAGGCGATGGACGAAAGGGATAAAATAGCCTATTTCGAAAAAGGCGACACGGGTATTCGGCGAGTGTTTATCAATCCGCAAATAAAAAATCTCTCCGAAGAACAATGGGAAGAAGTAGAGGGCTGTTTGAGTTTGCCTTTTTTATCAGGAAAAGTAGCCCGTTCGTGGTCGGTAGAATTGAGCTACCAAAACGAGCAATTTGAAACCATTACCGAGACTTTTAGCGGAATGACCGCACGCGTGATTCTCCACGAATACGACCATTTGGAAGGCATTCTCTATATTGACCGCGTGAAACCCTTGACGAAAAAATTGATGCAATCCAAACTTCAAAAATTATTGAAAGGGAAACTACAACCCAATTATTTTATGAAATTCAAATAA
- a CDS encoding ribonucleoside-diphosphate reductase small subunit, with protein sequence MITEPLLQDNKDRFVIFPIQHNDIWQFYKNAEASFWTAEEVDLSPDLHDWQNKLNDNERFFISRVLAFFAASDGIVNENLAINFLQEVQYPEARCFYGFQIMIENIHSEMYSLLIDTYVKDPAEKDYLLRAIETIPCVTKKAKWALRWITKGSFAERLIAFAAVEGIFFSGSFCSIFWLKKRGLMPGLTFSNELISRDEGLHCDFACLLYVNHLQNKLSEETIREIIVDAVVIEKEFVTDALPVKLIGMNAELMCQYIEFVADRLLVALGCNKVWNATNPFDFMELISLQGKTNFFERRVGEYQKTGVAQTNSEQNTFSLDEDF encoded by the coding sequence ATGATTACCGAACCCCTCTTACAAGACAACAAAGACCGCTTTGTCATTTTTCCTATACAGCACAATGATATTTGGCAATTCTACAAAAACGCCGAAGCCAGTTTTTGGACGGCAGAAGAAGTAGATTTGTCGCCCGATCTCCACGATTGGCAAAACAAACTCAACGACAACGAACGATTTTTCATCTCGCGAGTGTTGGCTTTTTTTGCTGCCAGTGATGGCATCGTGAATGAAAATCTTGCCATCAACTTCCTCCAAGAGGTGCAATATCCTGAGGCACGATGTTTCTACGGATTTCAAATTATGATTGAAAATATCCATTCCGAGATGTACTCGCTCCTCATCGATACTTATGTGAAAGACCCTGCCGAGAAGGATTATTTGCTTCGTGCCATCGAAACCATTCCGTGTGTTACCAAAAAAGCAAAATGGGCGTTGCGATGGATTACCAAAGGAAGTTTTGCCGAGCGACTCATCGCCTTTGCTGCGGTGGAGGGCATCTTCTTTTCAGGAAGTTTTTGCTCTATTTTTTGGCTCAAAAAACGCGGCTTGATGCCAGGGCTCACCTTTTCTAACGAACTCATCAGTCGGGACGAAGGCTTGCACTGCGATTTTGCTTGTTTGCTCTATGTCAATCATCTACAAAACAAACTTTCGGAAGAAACCATACGAGAAATCATCGTAGATGCCGTTGTTATCGAAAAGGAATTTGTTACCGATGCACTCCCTGTGAAACTCATCGGAATGAATGCCGAACTGATGTGCCAATACATCGAATTTGTAGCCGATAGATTGCTCGTTGCCTTGGGGTGCAATAAAGTGTGGAACGCTACCAATCCGTTTGATTTTATGGAACTTATTTCTCTGCAAGGAAAAACCAATTTCTTCGAACGGCGTGTAGGCGAATACCAAAAAACAGGCGTAGCACAAACCAACAGCGAACAAAACACCTTTTCACTCGATGAAGATTTTTAA
- a CDS encoding YceI family protein: MKIKKLFIVLLGIGGTLLYSCKNEKSSFEPVENSAKVEWTAYKTTEKLPVKGTFQSVDLINLSEGKSIEDFLNNAEFSIRALELSTGDPSRDEKIKNSFFGLMNEAGKISGKFIFENHQWTIKLRMNGVSVNNIPAEIQFKDNLLSVKSSIDLKDFKALKALEVLNSVCFDLHKGVDGISKVWENVDIQASVKLKETKK, from the coding sequence ATGAAAATCAAAAAATTATTCATCGTACTATTAGGTATAGGAGGTACATTGTTGTATTCTTGTAAAAATGAAAAATCATCTTTTGAACCCGTTGAAAATTCAGCAAAAGTAGAATGGACGGCATATAAAACTACCGAGAAATTACCTGTAAAAGGAACTTTTCAATCGGTGGACTTAATCAACCTTTCAGAAGGAAAATCCATTGAAGATTTTTTAAACAATGCTGAGTTTTCTATTCGTGCTTTGGAGTTATCAACAGGAGATCCTTCCAGAGATGAAAAAATTAAAAATTCCTTTTTCGGATTGATGAACGAAGCAGGAAAAATATCAGGAAAATTCATTTTTGAAAACCATCAATGGACTATTAAGCTAAGAATGAATGGAGTTAGTGTGAATAATATTCCAGCAGAAATTCAATTCAAAGATAATTTATTGAGTGTCAAATCTTCTATCGATTTGAAAGATTTTAAAGCTTTGAAAGCCTTAGAAGTACTTAACTCAGTTTGTTTTGATTTGCATAAAGGTGTTGATGGTATAAGTAAAGTATGGGAAAATGTTGATATTCAGGCGTCTGTAAAATTAAAAGAAACTAAAAAATGA
- a CDS encoding M17 family metallopeptidase — translation MIDTYLYTELKRYTADKLSFEKGTIIRFIRSQKDLQNIDIQENLKEEIHQSFEDKENKHWHLWQEEKSLLVAVSKYELEDLRQVGATIVQQLQPSSVSSSVEAVLENLELFSEKEKYALLEGVLLSSYHFDKYLSKKKTGKITLFVSETALSEKQYNELNTVLEAISLTKNAVNEPVNYMDALKFSEWVQEAGEKFGFGTEILHKKQIETLKMGGLLGVNKGSETPPTFNIMHYKPKNAVNSQPLVLVGKGVMFDTGGYSLKVGGVMSTMKCDMAGGAAVLGIISVIAGNQLPYYVIGIVPATDNKINSNALVVDDVITIMDGTTVEVQNTDAEGRLVLADALCYAKKFNPELVIDMATLTGASAAITGSFGIAGLSNHQESIDALKSIGEEVYERIVQLPLWKEYGELIKSDIADLKNIGGPIGGVSTAAKFLEHFTDYPWVHLDIAGAAFLKDKKGYKQSGATAVPVRLIYEFVKSKC, via the coding sequence ATGATCGATACTTACCTTTATACAGAGCTAAAACGCTATACTGCCGACAAATTATCGTTTGAGAAAGGCACAATAATTCGTTTTATTCGTAGCCAAAAAGATTTGCAAAATATTGATATTCAGGAAAATTTGAAAGAAGAAATTCATCAGTCGTTTGAGGATAAGGAGAATAAACATTGGCATCTTTGGCAAGAAGAAAAAAGTTTGCTGGTAGCCGTTTCCAAATACGAATTAGAGGATTTAAGACAAGTAGGGGCAACCATTGTGCAACAACTACAACCATCTTCTGTTTCATCTTCGGTGGAGGCGGTTCTTGAAAATCTGGAACTTTTCTCCGAAAAAGAAAAATACGCCCTCTTGGAAGGTGTGTTGCTTAGCAGTTATCATTTTGATAAATATCTATCCAAAAAAAAGACGGGTAAAATCACGCTATTTGTTTCGGAAACCGCTCTTTCTGAAAAGCAATACAATGAACTTAACACAGTTCTTGAAGCCATTTCCCTCACCAAAAACGCAGTAAATGAACCTGTTAATTATATGGATGCTCTCAAGTTTTCAGAATGGGTGCAGGAAGCAGGTGAAAAATTCGGTTTTGGAACGGAAATTCTTCATAAAAAACAAATCGAAACCCTAAAAATGGGAGGTTTGCTCGGCGTGAATAAAGGCTCGGAAACACCACCCACTTTTAATATTATGCACTACAAACCGAAAAATGCGGTCAATTCTCAACCTTTGGTTTTGGTAGGCAAAGGTGTAATGTTCGATACGGGCGGTTACTCACTCAAAGTGGGCGGCGTAATGAGTACAATGAAATGCGATATGGCAGGTGGTGCCGCTGTATTGGGTATCATTTCGGTAATTGCGGGGAATCAATTGCCTTACTATGTGATTGGTATTGTACCCGCCACGGATAACAAAATCAATTCCAATGCCTTAGTGGTAGATGATGTGATTACCATAATGGACGGCACTACGGTAGAAGTGCAAAATACCGATGCCGAAGGACGACTTGTTTTGGCAGATGCACTTTGCTATGCGAAAAAATTCAACCCTGAATTAGTGATTGATATGGCTACGCTCACGGGAGCTTCGGCGGCGATTACAGGGAGTTTCGGAATTGCAGGACTTTCCAACCACCAAGAAAGTATCGATGCTCTAAAATCCATTGGCGAGGAAGTCTATGAACGCATTGTGCAGCTCCCTCTTTGGAAAGAATACGGCGAACTCATAAAATCTGATATTGCCGACCTTAAAAACATTGGCGGACCCATCGGCGGAGTGAGTACAGCAGCCAAATTTTTGGAGCATTTTACCGATTACCCTTGGGTACATCTCGATATCGCAGGGGCTGCTTTCCTCAAAGACAAAAAAGGCTATAAACAAAGCGGAGCAACAGCAGTGCCTGTAAGACTGATTTATGAATTTGTAAAAAGTAAATGCTAA
- a CDS encoding peroxiredoxin, with translation MCNSIKKLVQKEQLQLIQKGILSIGDKLPEFVKKAVISTKKGIEISEITHNYAAEQGKWMVLFWWPKDFTFVCPTEIIEFNKNNKKFLERNAMLIGASTDTEYVHLGWRENHPQLAELSIPMLADTSKSLAEEMGILNCEEKVAYRATFIIDPQGIIQWVSVYPMNVGRNVDEVLRVLDALQTEELTACGWKAGEQTLSQQLKK, from the coding sequence ATGTGCAATTCAATTAAAAAATTGGTTCAGAAAGAGCAATTACAACTCATCCAAAAAGGAATACTAAGCATTGGAGATAAATTACCAGAATTTGTTAAAAAAGCCGTTATTTCTACAAAGAAAGGCATAGAAATCTCTGAAATCACACACAACTACGCAGCCGAACAAGGAAAGTGGATGGTGCTTTTTTGGTGGCCTAAAGATTTTACTTTCGTCTGTCCAACAGAAATTATAGAATTTAATAAAAATAATAAAAAATTTCTGGAAAGAAACGCTATGTTGATTGGTGCTTCTACCGACACCGAATATGTACATTTAGGGTGGAGAGAAAATCATCCACAATTAGCAGAACTTTCTATTCCAATGCTTGCCGATACTTCCAAATCTTTAGCCGAAGAAATGGGAATTTTAAATTGCGAAGAAAAAGTTGCTTATCGAGCTACTTTTATCATTGACCCACAAGGAATTATACAATGGGTGAGCGTTTATCCTATGAATGTGGGAAGAAATGTAGATGAAGTACTTCGCGTATTAGATGCTCTCCAAACAGAAGAATTAACCGCTTGTGGGTGGAAGGCGGGAGAACAAACACTTTCTCAACAATTAAAAAAATAA
- a CDS encoding tetratricopeptide repeat protein → MSDTCVNHIENYWKILTEEANESFNEGNYEVALSGYLNALYRAEVLNGNFLDCVRLKVPFVQLYVVSCNNLANCYQEIKDLKNAEEMLQKVIYFLLYLYEKNYKKEEIQGELKKSVISYINFIQKNNLDTISKTIFLTYLKKRLITNNLENIKTFDYVQFN, encoded by the coding sequence ATGAGTGATACTTGTGTAAACCATATCGAAAATTATTGGAAGATTTTAACCGAAGAAGCCAATGAATCTTTTAACGAAGGAAATTATGAAGTTGCTTTGAGTGGCTATCTAAATGCCTTGTACAGAGCTGAAGTGCTTAATGGTAATTTTCTCGATTGCGTCCGACTGAAAGTTCCTTTTGTACAATTGTACGTTGTTTCGTGTAACAACTTGGCAAATTGCTATCAGGAAATAAAAGATTTGAAAAATGCAGAGGAAATGTTGCAAAAAGTGATATATTTTCTTTTATATCTCTATGAAAAGAATTATAAAAAAGAAGAAATTCAGGGAGAATTGAAAAAATCTGTCATTAGTTACATAAACTTTATTCAAAAAAATAATTTAGATACAATAAGTAAAACTATTTTTTTAACTTACTTGAAAAAACGATTGATAACAAACAATTTAGAAAATATAAAAACATTTGATTATGTGCAATTCAATTAA
- a CDS encoding superoxide dismutase — protein MNINHTLPELPYDKNALNPIITEETFDYHYEKHHAAYVNNLAGLVKDTEWAEKDIVDIIRKSYNENQVAIFNNAAQHWNHSFFWNCLSPDGGKNPTGKIAELINRDFGSFKNFKEQFSATAVKLFGAGWAWLAQNQEGKLEILPMKDAFTPLTENKTPILTLDVWEHAYYIDYRNARPKFVEGFWELVNWNFANQNLKYNE, from the coding sequence ATGAATATTAATCACACACTCCCAGAGCTTCCGTATGACAAAAATGCTCTAAATCCGATTATTACAGAGGAAACTTTTGATTATCACTACGAAAAGCATCACGCTGCCTATGTAAACAACCTTGCGGGATTGGTAAAAGATACCGAATGGGCGGAAAAAGACATCGTGGACATCATCCGAAAAAGCTACAACGAAAACCAAGTAGCCATTTTCAACAATGCAGCTCAACATTGGAATCATTCCTTTTTTTGGAATTGTCTCTCGCCCGATGGCGGAAAAAATCCTACTGGAAAAATCGCTGAACTCATCAACCGCGATTTCGGAAGTTTTAAAAATTTTAAAGAACAATTCTCTGCCACTGCCGTAAAATTATTCGGTGCTGGTTGGGCGTGGCTGGCTCAAAATCAGGAAGGAAAATTAGAAATTCTCCCAATGAAAGATGCTTTCACTCCACTGACTGAAAATAAAACTCCTATCCTTACCCTCGATGTGTGGGAGCACGCCTACTATATCGATTATCGAAATGCAAGACCCAAATTCGTGGAAGGTTTTTGGGAACTTGTAAACTGGAATTTTGCTAACCAAAACTTGAAATATAATGAGTGA
- a CDS encoding CfxA family broad-spectrum class A beta-lactamase: MEKNRKKQIVVLSIALVCIFILVFSLFHKSATKDSANPPLTNVLTDSISQIVSACPGEIGVAVIVNNRDTVKVNNKSVYPMMSVFKVHQALALCNDFDNKGISLDTLVNINRDKLDPKTWSPMLKDYSGPVISLTVRDLLRYTLTQSDNNASNLMFKDMVNVAQTDSFIATLIPRSSFQIAYTEEEMSADHNKAYSNYTSPLGAAMLMNRLFTEGLIDDEKQSFIKNTLKECKTGVDRIAAPLLDKEGVVIAHKTGSGYVNENGVLAAHNDVAYICLPNNISYTLAVFVKDFKGNESQASQYVAHISAVVYSLLMQTSVKS, from the coding sequence ATGGAAAAAAACAGAAAAAAACAAATCGTAGTTTTGAGTATAGCTTTAGTTTGCATTTTCATCTTGGTATTTTCATTGTTCCATAAATCAGCGACAAAAGATAGCGCAAATCCTCCTTTAACAAATGTTTTGACTGATAGCATTTCTCAAATTGTCTCAGCTTGTCCTGGCGAAATTGGTGTGGCGGTTATTGTTAATAACAGAGATACGGTTAAGGTCAATAATAAGAGTGTTTATCCTATGATGAGTGTGTTTAAGGTTCATCAGGCATTAGCTCTTTGTAATGACTTTGACAATAAAGGAATTTCACTTGATACCTTAGTAAATATAAATAGGGATAAACTTGACCCAAAGACTTGGAGTCCTATGCTGAAAGATTATTCAGGGCCAGTCATATCATTGACAGTGAGAGATTTGCTGCGTTATACTCTTACTCAGAGTGACAACAATGCAAGCAACCTTATGTTTAAGGATATGGTTAATGTCGCTCAAACAGATAGTTTTATAGCCACACTCATTCCTCGTTCAAGTTTTCAGATAGCTTATACGGAAGAGGAAATGTCGGCTGACCATAACAAGGCTTACTCTAACTATACATCTCCTCTTGGTGCTGCAATGTTGATGAATCGTTTGTTTACTGAAGGTCTTATCGATGATGAGAAACAAAGTTTCATTAAGAATACGTTAAAAGAATGCAAAACAGGTGTAGATAGGATAGCAGCTCCACTTCTTGATAAAGAAGGGGTTGTTATAGCGCATAAGACAGGTTCAGGTTATGTTAATGAAAATGGTGTTCTTGCAGCTCACAATGATGTTGCCTATATATGTCTGCCTAATAATATCAGTTATACCTTAGCGGTATTTGTTAAGGATTTCAAGGGAAATGAATCACAAGCGTCACAATATGTTGCGCATATATCAGCTGTAGTATATTCTTTATTAATGCAAACTTCAGTAAAATCTTAA
- a CDS encoding carboxypeptidase-like regulatory domain-containing protein, producing MAKLALIIFFSFSFFSYSQKTLKCNVKNENGEPIEYVNIGIVGTHKGTISDAHGNFSLEKLQPKPTDSIYFSHISYERRAICIKDFQNDKPIVLTEKEIMLAPIDVSAKTKQLKTLKGKGIRFVGATLCFTPEEMKEQKEIPQTIGDFVNLKTNWVATEFHITCIKNNTEKAVFRLNFFQMNNQEMSPLTEKPIYITIPKTESKIDVVEKFRVPIPKGKIWIELQPIDIQGEEKARIVFPASRSLGYARYDTTFEKIPLGAGLSFAIKGYEYEVVE from the coding sequence ATGGCAAAATTAGCTTTGATAATATTTTTTTCCTTTTCCTTTTTTAGTTACAGCCAAAAAACATTAAAATGTAATGTAAAAAATGAAAATGGAGAACCTATTGAGTACGTAAACATCGGTATTGTAGGCACTCACAAAGGTACAATTAGTGATGCACACGGCAATTTCTCCTTAGAAAAATTACAGCCCAAGCCTACTGATAGCATTTACTTTTCACATATTAGTTATGAAAGAAGAGCTATTTGTATAAAAGACTTTCAGAATGACAAACCTATCGTCCTTACAGAAAAAGAAATAATGCTTGCACCTATAGATGTTTCAGCAAAAACAAAGCAACTAAAAACTTTAAAGGGAAAAGGAATTCGTTTTGTAGGAGCTACACTATGTTTCACACCAGAAGAAATGAAAGAGCAAAAGGAGATTCCTCAAACCATTGGTGATTTTGTGAATCTTAAAACCAATTGGGTAGCTACTGAATTTCATATTACTTGTATCAAAAATAACACTGAAAAAGCAGTCTTTCGCCTAAACTTTTTTCAGATGAACAATCAAGAAATGAGTCCTCTTACTGAAAAACCTATCTATATCACTATTCCTAAAACAGAAAGTAAAATAGACGTAGTGGAGAAATTCAGAGTTCCTATCCCAAAAGGAAAAATATGGATAGAATTACAACCTATAGACATACAAGGAGAGGAAAAAGCTCGCATTGTTTTCCCAGCTTCACGTTCTTTAGGCTATGCACGCTATGACACTACTTTTGAAAAAATTCCTTTGGGTGCAGGACTTTCTTTTGCCATAAAAGGATATGAATACGAAGTTGTAGAGTAA
- a CDS encoding ABC transporter permease, with protein sequence MWLRTSLYLTYIYYRKLFPKGDILTIGLLLGVLCYALYALYLHYESWQYALWSLPLGSFMYHNNRKDLSLLKVHSHYRAIIITEYVIENLPFLILMLLKKDFITAVAISLSFVLIGYLPQKNFTLKYPFSLADPFWHIAFRKYKLILGLPIAIALIIIGAVYQNPNLALFALALVAFIGCIPYFEREFKAHINVSAYRGKDYLLHQLKAGILNISFLFAPVFITYIICFHWQYTEVFPLYISVPTLGVLTKYAFWNNSLWQTFALLAVSIGAIYIIPVIAIPYFCHLALQTIKRQQYAQHFH encoded by the coding sequence ATGTGGCTACGCACTTCGCTCTATCTAACCTATATCTATTACCGAAAACTTTTCCCAAAAGGAGATATCTTAACCATTGGGTTGCTGTTAGGAGTATTATGCTATGCCTTATATGCACTTTATCTGCATTATGAAAGTTGGCAATATGCACTTTGGAGTTTGCCCTTAGGAAGTTTTATGTATCATAATAATCGAAAAGATTTATCATTGTTAAAAGTACATTCACATTATAGAGCGATTATCATTACTGAATATGTAATCGAAAACCTCCCTTTTCTCATTCTTATGCTCTTAAAAAAGGATTTTATAACAGCGGTTGCCATATCATTATCCTTTGTGCTCATAGGTTATTTACCTCAGAAAAACTTCACCCTAAAATATCCTTTCTCTCTCGCCGACCCTTTTTGGCATATTGCATTTCGCAAGTATAAACTTATCTTAGGGCTACCTATAGCTATTGCACTCATCATTATAGGTGCTGTTTATCAAAACCCTAACTTAGCTCTTTTTGCCTTAGCTCTTGTCGCTTTCATAGGTTGTATTCCCTATTTTGAAAGAGAGTTCAAAGCTCATATAAATGTTTCAGCCTATCGAGGTAAAGACTATTTATTACACCAACTCAAAGCAGGAATATTGAATATATCCTTTCTTTTTGCACCTGTTTTCATCACTTACATCATTTGTTTTCACTGGCAATATACAGAAGTCTTTCCTTTGTATATCAGTGTTCCTACCTTAGGAGTTCTTACCAAATACGCCTTTTGGAACAATTCTTTATGGCAAACTTTTGCTTTGTTAGCCGTAAGTATAGGTGCTATTTATATCATTCCAGTGATAGCAATCCCTTATTTTTGTCATTTAGCTCTACAAACCATAAAAAGACAGCAATATGCTCAACATTTTCATTAA